A DNA window from Pseudomonas tohonis contains the following coding sequences:
- the mapR gene encoding GntR family transcriptional regulator MpaR (MapR regulates genes involved in Pseudomonas quinolone signal (PQS) production and anthranilate metabolism), which produces MKRYEKFADEIAELIRTGVLAPGQKVPSVRHASRTYGVSASTVFQAYYLLESRGLIMARARSGYFVCQHVQRPLREPEVASREAATTEVDVSELVFSVLSSIKDPDTVPFGSAFPSPELFPLQRLARSMSHAVREMDPRSTVADMTPGNHGLRRQIALRYMVGGLPLPIEELVITNGALEALNLCLQVVTRPGDLVAIESPAFYASLQVLERLKLKAVEIPVHPREGIDLEVLERSLEQLPIKACWFMSNFHNPLGASLAEARKRRLAELLKQYQVPMIEDDVYAELYFGQQAPKPVKAFDSEGLVMHCSSFSKSLAPGYRVGWVAGGRYAGEIERLKLMTSISASVPAQAAIADYLQHGGYDRHLRRLRYALESQQNAMLAAVARHLPEQTRVSRPDGGYFLWLEFPEQVDSLRLFQLALAQGISIAPGPIFSATRSFSNCARLNYGHPWTTRSEQAMETLGRIIRSL; this is translated from the coding sequence ATGAAGCGCTACGAGAAATTCGCCGACGAGATCGCCGAACTGATCCGTACCGGCGTGCTCGCACCGGGGCAGAAGGTGCCCTCGGTGCGGCATGCCAGCCGCACCTACGGCGTCAGCGCCTCCACCGTGTTCCAGGCCTACTACCTGCTGGAGAGCCGTGGCCTGATCATGGCCCGCGCACGCTCCGGCTACTTCGTATGCCAGCACGTGCAGCGCCCGCTGCGCGAGCCCGAGGTGGCCAGCCGCGAGGCCGCCACCACGGAGGTGGACGTCAGCGAGCTGGTGTTCTCGGTGCTCAGCTCCATCAAGGACCCGGACACCGTGCCCTTCGGCTCGGCCTTTCCCAGCCCGGAGCTGTTCCCCCTGCAACGCCTGGCGCGCTCCATGTCCCACGCGGTGCGGGAGATGGACCCGCGCTCCACCGTCGCCGACATGACGCCCGGCAACCACGGCCTGCGCCGGCAGATCGCCCTGCGCTACATGGTCGGCGGCCTGCCGCTGCCCATCGAGGAGCTGGTGATCACCAACGGCGCACTGGAGGCACTCAACCTCTGCCTGCAGGTGGTGACCCGCCCGGGCGACCTGGTGGCCATCGAGTCGCCGGCCTTCTACGCCAGCCTGCAGGTGCTGGAACGGCTCAAGCTGAAGGCGGTGGAGATCCCCGTGCACCCGCGCGAGGGCATCGACCTGGAAGTGCTGGAGCGCAGCCTCGAACAGTTGCCGATCAAGGCCTGCTGGTTCATGAGCAACTTCCACAACCCGCTGGGGGCGAGCCTGGCCGAAGCGCGCAAGCGACGCCTGGCGGAACTGCTCAAGCAATATCAGGTGCCGATGATCGAGGACGACGTCTATGCCGAGCTGTACTTCGGCCAGCAGGCGCCCAAGCCGGTGAAGGCCTTCGACAGCGAGGGCCTGGTGATGCACTGCAGTTCGTTCTCCAAGAGCCTGGCACCGGGTTACCGGGTCGGCTGGGTGGCCGGGGGGCGCTATGCCGGGGAGATCGAGCGGCTGAAGCTGATGACCAGCATTTCCGCCTCCGTCCCGGCCCAGGCGGCCATCGCCGACTACCTGCAGCACGGCGGCTACGACCGCCACCTGCGACGCCTGCGCTACGCCCTGGAAAGCCAGCAGAACGCGATGCTCGCCGCAGTCGCCCGCCATCTGCCGGAGCAGACCCGGGTGAGCCGTCCGGACGGGGGCTATTTCCTCTGGCTGGAATTCCCCGAGCAGGTGGACTCGCTGCGCCTGTTCCAGTTGGCGCTCGCCCAGGGCATCAGCATCGCGCCGGGGCCGATCTTCTCGGCGACCCGGAGCTTCAGCAATTGCGCACGCCTGAACTACGGCCACCCCTGGACGACACGCAGCGAACAGGCGATGGAAACACTCGGACGTATCATCCGCAGCCTCTGA
- the ccoG gene encoding cytochrome c oxidase accessory protein CcoG — translation MSEMIPVRQVEVVQPSRPAAASKSLYASSAPIHTRSFTGRFRNFRLLGAGLLCLLFFGTLWFDWDGRQAVLWSLEDSKFYIFGATFWPQDFILLSGLLIICAFGLFFITVFAGRVWCGYSCPQSVWTWMFMWVEQRTQGDRNQRIKLAAAPWGVEKVARNVAKHGLWLAISLATAVTFVGYFTPVRELATELVTLQAGGVSLFWVLFFTAATYVNAGWMREQVCIHMCPYARFQSVMFDKDTLIVSYDAARGESRGARKKGSDPKAQGLGDCIDCTVCVQVCPTGIDIRDGLQIACIGCAACVDACDSVMDKMGYARGLVGYSSERALEGGHTHLLRPRLIGYATALVLMIGAFGWLLASRSEISVDVIKDRGMFRENAAGEIENIYNLKLINKTQLSHRYRLELAEGEGLRLQAPAEVSIEAGEILELPVSVAQEDDTLGGGSRELVFRITSLDGDTATATADSTFVSPRR, via the coding sequence ATGAGCGAGATGATTCCCGTCAGGCAGGTAGAGGTCGTCCAACCGAGTCGCCCCGCCGCCGCCAGCAAGTCCCTTTACGCCTCCAGTGCCCCCATCCACACCCGCAGTTTCACGGGGCGGTTCCGCAACTTCCGCCTGCTCGGCGCGGGGCTGCTGTGCCTGTTGTTCTTCGGCACCCTCTGGTTCGACTGGGATGGCCGCCAGGCCGTGCTCTGGAGCCTGGAGGACAGCAAGTTCTACATCTTCGGCGCGACCTTCTGGCCGCAGGATTTCATCCTGCTCTCGGGGCTGCTGATCATCTGCGCCTTCGGGCTGTTCTTCATCACGGTGTTCGCCGGTCGCGTCTGGTGCGGCTACAGCTGCCCGCAAAGCGTCTGGACCTGGATGTTCATGTGGGTCGAGCAGCGCACCCAGGGCGACCGCAACCAGCGCATCAAGCTGGCCGCCGCGCCCTGGGGCGTGGAGAAGGTGGCGCGCAACGTCGCCAAGCACGGCCTGTGGCTCGCCATCAGCCTGGCGACGGCGGTGACCTTCGTCGGTTACTTCACCCCGGTGCGCGAACTGGCCACCGAGCTGGTGACCCTTCAGGCCGGCGGCGTCTCGCTGTTCTGGGTGCTGTTCTTCACCGCCGCCACCTATGTGAACGCCGGCTGGATGCGCGAGCAGGTGTGCATCCACATGTGCCCCTACGCCCGCTTCCAGAGCGTGATGTTCGACAAGGACACGCTGATCGTGTCCTACGACGCCGCCCGGGGCGAGTCCCGTGGGGCGCGCAAGAAGGGCAGCGACCCGAAGGCCCAGGGCCTGGGTGATTGCATCGATTGCACGGTGTGCGTGCAGGTCTGCCCCACCGGCATCGACATCCGCGACGGCCTGCAGATCGCCTGCATCGGCTGCGCGGCCTGCGTGGACGCCTGTGATTCGGTGATGGACAAGATGGGCTACGCCCGTGGCCTGGTGGGCTACAGCTCGGAACGCGCCCTGGAGGGCGGCCACACCCACCTGCTGCGGCCGCGCCTGATCGGCTACGCCACGGCCCTGGTGCTGATGATCGGCGCCTTCGGCTGGCTGCTGGCCTCGCGTTCGGAAATCTCCGTGGACGTGATCAAGGACCGTGGCATGTTCCGCGAGAACGCCGCCGGCGAGATCGAGAACATCTACAACCTCAAGCTGATCAACAAGACCCAGCTCAGCCATCGCTACCGCCTGGAGCTGGCCGAGGGCGAGGGCCTGCGCCTGCAGGCACCGGCGGAGGTGAGCATCGAGGCCGGCGAGATCCTCGAGCTGCCGGTCTCGGTGGCGCAGGAAGACGACACCCTGGGCGGCGGCTCCCGCGAGCTGGTGTTCCGCATCACCAGCCTGGACGGCGACACGGCGACCGCCACCGCCGACAGCACCTTCGTCAGCCCGAGGCGCTGA
- a CDS encoding Bro-N domain-containing protein, translating to MKNAFTPLVFYHHHQRLRAVMVDNQPWFVAHDFAQLIGLADALPLLPALEPHQQQTLALIYTDGFHEEVVVISDIGAYRALFQFGTPRHGNVGRWVNEVLVPTLHDYHRTPDAAPTRETLIYEGRQLGVVRWQGELWVAWRDLPLFMAGGQEVSV from the coding sequence ATGAAAAACGCATTCACCCCTCTCGTTTTCTATCACCACCACCAACGCCTGCGCGCCGTGATGGTCGACAACCAGCCCTGGTTCGTCGCCCATGATTTCGCGCAGTTGATCGGCCTGGCCGATGCCCTCCCACTGCTCCCGGCCCTGGAGCCTCACCAGCAGCAAACCCTCGCCCTCATCTACACCGACGGCTTCCATGAAGAGGTGGTGGTGATCAGCGATATCGGCGCCTACCGGGCGCTGTTCCAGTTCGGCACGCCCAGGCACGGCAACGTGGGCCGCTGGGTGAACGAGGTGCTGGTGCCGACGCTGCATGACTATCACCGCACGCCCGATGCGGCTCCCACGCGTGAGACGCTGATCTACGAGGGCCGGCAGTTGGGCGTGGTGCGTTGGCAGGGTGAGCTGTGGGTGGCCTGGCGGGATTTGCCGCTGTTCATGGCCGGCGGCCAGGAGGTGTCGGTATGA
- a CDS encoding sensor domain-containing diguanylate cyclase, with amino-acid sequence MLSSRSTSPQGSRDARFDGLLHMIRRHFGVVAVLLTTGDQDLQRFCAGAGPIVRDALPDLHIPLRSDAHVDSLLLAPDINSDERLRNHPLTKTFPSLRFLAACPLEAPGGGQLGLLYLLHDQPRELNAEQQNGLREFAQLAVAVLLLKESDRSQLELPSENERRKALAIATSGTGVWDRNVLTGEVHYSSSWKALLGYTNDEIGNDVSEAYTRIHPADFAYVLAVYQEAIDGRTEVFEVEHRLRCRDGSYKWVCSRGKVVECDGAGKPVRMVGTTTDVTTMYTLSEQIQLNAALLTDLTNEVPGMVFQSRRHVHGKYSFSYVSAGALDIYRLSPEQLMQDADMLHLIIHPDDLAAYLSSLEASARDLKPWHLEYRVLLPGEGAAWRQGGARPRQLADGSVLWHGIITDITERKLIEAELQVLASTDSLTQLSNRRHFMRHLECELMRVQRSAGYPAVILMFDLDHFKAINDRWGHSVGDLALQHFSATLRKQLRRTDAAGRMGGEEFAVVLSNACVDEAKIFAQRIQDELAITPVVHGDERLTLAVSVGIACLDSTDISAEASLSRSDKALYCAKRAGRNRIECY; translated from the coding sequence ATGTTGTCCAGCAGATCCACGTCGCCACAAGGCTCCCGAGACGCGCGATTCGACGGCCTGCTTCATATGATCAGGAGGCATTTCGGTGTCGTTGCAGTCTTACTCACAACTGGCGACCAAGATCTCCAACGCTTTTGTGCAGGCGCCGGCCCCATTGTGCGGGACGCACTGCCAGACCTTCACATCCCACTTCGGAGCGACGCCCACGTTGATTCGTTGCTGCTTGCACCCGATATCAATAGCGACGAACGTCTACGTAATCACCCGCTGACAAAGACGTTTCCCTCGCTGCGTTTTCTCGCCGCCTGCCCTCTGGAGGCGCCTGGTGGAGGGCAACTAGGCCTGCTGTACCTGCTTCATGATCAACCTCGCGAGCTTAATGCGGAGCAACAAAACGGTTTGCGTGAGTTCGCTCAGTTGGCCGTAGCGGTGCTGCTTCTTAAGGAGTCGGATCGGTCACAATTGGAGCTCCCGAGTGAGAACGAGCGCCGTAAAGCTCTAGCCATCGCGACTAGCGGAACCGGTGTTTGGGATCGCAACGTGCTCACCGGCGAAGTCCATTATTCCAGTAGTTGGAAGGCTTTGCTGGGCTACACCAACGACGAGATCGGCAACGACGTGTCGGAGGCCTATACCCGCATCCATCCTGCCGATTTCGCCTACGTACTGGCCGTATACCAGGAGGCTATCGACGGTCGTACCGAGGTTTTTGAAGTTGAGCACCGGCTACGTTGCCGTGACGGTAGTTATAAGTGGGTCTGCAGTCGCGGCAAGGTGGTGGAATGTGACGGCGCCGGCAAACCGGTGCGTATGGTCGGAACAACCACCGACGTCACGACCATGTACACCCTGTCGGAACAGATACAGCTTAATGCAGCGCTGTTGACCGACCTCACCAACGAGGTTCCCGGAATGGTCTTCCAGTCTCGGCGGCACGTACATGGAAAGTACAGCTTTTCTTATGTCAGCGCCGGGGCTCTCGATATCTACCGGCTATCGCCGGAACAACTCATGCAAGACGCCGACATGCTGCACCTAATCATCCACCCAGACGATTTGGCTGCTTACCTAAGCTCACTGGAAGCATCCGCGAGAGATCTCAAGCCTTGGCACCTGGAATACCGGGTGCTGCTACCCGGTGAGGGCGCTGCCTGGCGTCAGGGAGGTGCGCGCCCTCGGCAACTGGCGGACGGTAGCGTGCTCTGGCACGGAATTATCACCGATATCACCGAGCGCAAACTAATAGAAGCCGAGCTGCAGGTGCTCGCCAGCACAGATTCATTAACACAACTATCCAATCGCCGGCATTTCATGCGACACCTTGAATGCGAGCTGATGCGGGTGCAGCGCTCTGCAGGCTACCCCGCGGTAATATTGATGTTCGATCTTGACCACTTCAAGGCCATCAATGATCGCTGGGGCCATTCGGTAGGAGATCTCGCGTTGCAACATTTCTCAGCCACGCTCCGTAAACAGCTGCGTAGAACTGATGCTGCCGGTCGCATGGGTGGCGAAGAGTTTGCGGTGGTATTGAGCAATGCCTGCGTCGACGAGGCCAAAATCTTTGCCCAGCGTATCCAAGATGAGCTGGCCATTACGCCAGTGGTTCACGGGGACGAACGCCTGACTTTGGCGGTCAGCGTCGGCATCGCATGCCTCGACTCAACCGATATCAGCGCCGAGGCTAGCCTGTCACGCAGCGACAAGGCGCTCTACTGCGCCAAGCGTGCCGGGCGCAATCGCATCGAATGTTATTGA
- a CDS encoding SUMF1/EgtB/PvdO family nonheme iron enzyme has protein sequence MSLLDAQFYADWLRRRTGQRWRLPSDLEWAFFAGSRWADDALLIDDDGSNPARRWLARYSFEAETRTAESARPLARGGHGLNEFGIADLAGNVWEWTDSCHQRIKLDARGAQLSRIEACSIRIAEGRHRAALNDFVRDARGGGCAAGQPPDNLGFRLVRDIP, from the coding sequence GTGAGCCTGCTGGACGCACAGTTCTATGCCGACTGGCTGAGACGCCGCACCGGCCAGCGCTGGCGCCTGCCCAGCGACCTCGAATGGGCCTTCTTCGCCGGCTCGCGCTGGGCCGACGACGCCCTGCTCATCGACGACGACGGCAGCAACCCGGCACGGCGCTGGCTGGCCCGCTACAGCTTCGAGGCCGAGACACGCACCGCCGAATCGGCCCGGCCGCTGGCACGCGGCGGCCATGGGCTCAACGAATTCGGCATCGCCGACCTCGCCGGCAACGTCTGGGAATGGACCGACAGCTGCCACCAGCGCATCAAGCTCGATGCCCGAGGGGCGCAGCTCAGCCGCATCGAGGCCTGCTCGATCCGCATCGCCGAGGGCCGCCACCGCGCGGCGCTCAACGACTTCGTGCGCGACGCGCGCGGCGGTGGCTGCGCCGCCGGGCAGCCGCCGGACAACCTCGGCTTCCGCCTGGTCAGGGACATCCCGTGA
- a CDS encoding SUMF1/EgtB/PvdO family nonheme iron enzyme, which translates to MHKATRISLPAAFAIAAAALLLGPRHPPEPAPETVALTARAFTFRPAGDYWQEARAIDAPARRERLQPGFEVMKYQVSQAEYARCVAEGDCLPLSEGDSPP; encoded by the coding sequence ATGCACAAGGCCACCCGGATCAGCCTGCCCGCCGCCTTCGCCATCGCGGCGGCGGCCCTTCTCCTCGGTCCACGGCACCCGCCCGAACCGGCACCGGAAACGGTGGCTCTGACGGCCCGTGCCTTCACCTTCCGCCCCGCCGGCGACTACTGGCAGGAGGCACGCGCCATCGACGCCCCCGCCCGACGCGAGCGGCTACAACCCGGCTTCGAGGTGATGAAGTACCAGGTCAGCCAGGCCGAATACGCGCGCTGTGTGGCCGAGGGCGACTGCCTGCCACTGAGCGAAGGGGACAGCCCCCCGTGA
- the nirK gene encoding copper-containing nitrite reductase, producing the protein MHDEEAMSLSRRTLLAGAVVLGVTGSVLGSGKALAGAEPAPKKPGAAPDLSRLERVKVELVAPPFVHAHEARASGSPKVVEFTLTIEEKTLVLDDEGTEVHAMTFNGSVPGPLMVVHQDDYVELTLVNPATNGMAHNIDFHAATGALGGGALTIVSPGEQVKLRFKATRAGVFVYHCAPGGAMIPWHVVSGMNGAIMVLPRDGLKDRAGKALKYDKVLYVGEQDFYVPRDMDGRFKRYASPMESFADTLGVMKGLVPSHIVFNGKVGALTGKNALKARVGKTVLVVHSQANRDTRPHLIGGHGDHVWASGKFSNPPEQDLETWFIPGGAAGAALYTFRQPGLYTYLNHNLIEGVLLGATAHFQVEGEWNADLMSQVEPPSPIK; encoded by the coding sequence ATGCACGACGAGGAAGCGATGTCCCTTTCCCGCCGCACCCTGCTCGCAGGCGCGGTGGTGCTCGGCGTCACCGGCTCGGTGCTCGGCAGCGGCAAGGCGCTGGCCGGGGCGGAGCCAGCACCGAAGAAGCCGGGCGCGGCCCCGGACCTGTCCAGGCTGGAGCGGGTCAAGGTCGAGCTGGTCGCCCCACCCTTCGTCCACGCCCACGAGGCCCGCGCCAGCGGCTCGCCGAAGGTGGTGGAGTTCACCCTGACCATCGAAGAGAAGACCCTGGTGCTCGACGACGAAGGCACCGAAGTCCACGCCATGACCTTCAACGGCTCGGTGCCCGGCCCGCTGATGGTGGTGCACCAGGACGACTACGTGGAGCTCACCCTGGTCAACCCCGCGACCAACGGCATGGCCCACAACATCGACTTCCACGCCGCCACCGGTGCCCTGGGCGGCGGCGCGCTGACCATCGTCAGCCCCGGCGAGCAGGTGAAGCTGCGCTTCAAGGCCACCCGCGCCGGCGTGTTCGTCTACCACTGCGCACCGGGCGGCGCGATGATCCCCTGGCACGTGGTCTCGGGCATGAACGGCGCGATCATGGTGCTGCCCCGCGACGGCCTGAAGGACCGCGCCGGCAAGGCGCTGAAGTACGACAAGGTGCTCTACGTCGGCGAACAGGACTTCTACGTCCCGCGTGACATGGACGGCAGGTTCAAGCGCTACGCCAGCCCGATGGAGAGCTTCGCCGACACGCTGGGCGTCATGAAGGGGCTGGTCCCCAGCCACATCGTGTTCAACGGCAAGGTGGGCGCCCTGACCGGCAAGAACGCCCTCAAGGCCCGCGTCGGCAAGACGGTGCTGGTCGTCCACTCCCAGGCCAACCGCGACACCCGCCCGCACCTGATCGGCGGCCACGGCGACCACGTCTGGGCCAGCGGCAAGTTCAGCAACCCGCCGGAACAGGACCTGGAGACCTGGTTCATCCCGGGTGGCGCGGCCGGCGCGGCGCTCTACACCTTCCGCCAGCCGGGCCTGTACACCTACCTCAACCACAACCTGATCGAAGGCGTGCTGCTGGGCGCCACCGCGCACTTCCAGGTCGAGGGCGAATGGAACGCCGACCTGATGAGCCAGGTCGAGCCGCCATCGCCGATCAAATGA
- a CDS encoding TIGR02285 family protein, protein MAGRRGFRSRLSGLLLGGALLVAAGGCAAAPDTLITWTVRDMAPFNIMEGPLKGQGIADRMLGLLQQRLPQYRHINSRVNRARANQMFARDTLTCDAGVLKTQEREQLMYFSIPTLGVVTNGVVVRRELEDEIQPYLKDGRIDLAAFLADPRQRLGVLVERSYGPSIDATLHATAPERLLVHHGNNALGSLLQMQQHGRISALLGYWPEVRYLAETDGVDVSDLRFHPVQGMPSYLLAYVGCSKTPEGKRAIEAINEVIRELRGEELIQLYARWLDGPTREAYLQDAKGFFGKD, encoded by the coding sequence ATGGCCGGCCGCCGCGGATTCCGCTCGCGCCTGAGCGGCCTGCTGCTCGGCGGAGCGCTGCTGGTGGCCGCCGGCGGCTGTGCGGCGGCACCCGACACGCTGATCACCTGGACGGTGCGCGACATGGCGCCGTTCAACATCATGGAAGGCCCGCTCAAGGGCCAGGGCATCGCCGACCGGATGCTCGGCCTGTTGCAGCAGCGACTGCCGCAGTACCGCCACATCAACAGCCGCGTCAACCGCGCTCGTGCCAACCAGATGTTCGCCCGCGACACCCTCACCTGCGACGCGGGCGTGCTGAAGACCCAGGAGCGCGAGCAACTGATGTACTTCTCCATCCCAACCCTCGGTGTGGTGACCAACGGGGTGGTGGTGCGCCGGGAACTGGAGGACGAGATCCAGCCCTACCTGAAGGACGGCAGGATCGACCTGGCGGCCTTTCTCGCCGACCCGCGCCAGCGCCTCGGCGTACTGGTGGAGCGCAGCTACGGGCCGTCGATCGACGCCACGCTGCACGCCACAGCCCCCGAGCGCCTGCTGGTGCACCACGGCAACAACGCCCTGGGCAGCCTGCTGCAGATGCAGCAGCACGGCCGCATCAGCGCCCTGCTCGGCTACTGGCCCGAGGTGCGCTACCTGGCCGAGACCGATGGCGTGGATGTCTCCGACCTGCGCTTCCATCCGGTGCAGGGCATGCCCAGCTACCTGCTCGCCTACGTGGGCTGCTCGAAGACACCCGAAGGCAAGCGGGCCATCGAGGCGATCAACGAGGTGATCCGCGAGCTGCGCGGCGAGGAGCTGATCCAGCTCTACGCCCGCTGGCTGGACGGCCCCACCCGCGAGGCCTACCTGCAGGACGCCAAGGGCTTTTTCGGGAAGGATTGA
- a CDS encoding CaiB/BaiF CoA transferase family protein, with amino-acid sequence MDTLAKPLAGLKVIELGTLIAGPFASRLCAEFGAEVIKVESPDGGDPLRKWRKLYEGTSLWWFVQARNKKSLTLNLKHPDGIAILKRLLGEADILIENFRPGVLEKLGLGWDVLHALNPRLVMLRLSGFGQSGPMKDQPGFGAVGESMGGLRYITGFEDRPPVRTGISIGDSIAALWGVIGALMALRHREVNGGEGQVVDVALYEAVFAMMESMVPEFDVFGFIRERTGNIMPGITPSSIHTSADGRHVQIGANGDAIFKRFMLAIDREDLALDPTLASNDGRDARRDELYGVIDRWVGSLPLDQVLAVLTRAEVPASRIYSAEDMFTDPQFIAREMFLQARLPDGKPFRMPGIVPKLSATPGSAEWVGPELGEHNAEVLGALGYDAARIDALRKEGAI; translated from the coding sequence ATGGATACCCTCGCCAAGCCTCTCGCCGGACTGAAAGTCATCGAACTCGGCACCCTGATCGCCGGCCCCTTCGCCTCGCGCCTGTGCGCGGAGTTCGGCGCCGAGGTAATCAAGGTCGAGTCCCCCGACGGCGGCGACCCGCTGCGCAAGTGGCGCAAGCTCTACGAGGGCACCTCGCTCTGGTGGTTCGTGCAGGCGCGCAACAAGAAGTCGCTGACGCTGAACCTCAAGCACCCCGACGGCATCGCCATCCTCAAGCGCCTGCTGGGCGAGGCGGACATCCTCATCGAGAACTTCCGCCCCGGCGTGCTGGAGAAGCTCGGCCTGGGCTGGGACGTGCTCCACGCGTTGAACCCCAGGCTGGTGATGCTGCGCCTCTCCGGCTTCGGCCAGAGCGGCCCGATGAAGGACCAGCCGGGCTTCGGCGCGGTGGGCGAATCCATGGGCGGGCTGCGCTACATCACCGGCTTCGAGGACCGCCCGCCGGTGCGCACCGGCATCTCCATCGGCGACTCCATCGCCGCACTCTGGGGCGTGATCGGCGCGCTCATGGCGCTGCGCCACCGCGAGGTCAACGGCGGCGAAGGCCAGGTCGTGGACGTGGCGCTGTACGAGGCGGTGTTCGCCATGATGGAGAGCATGGTCCCGGAGTTCGACGTGTTCGGCTTCATCCGCGAACGCACCGGCAACATCATGCCCGGCATCACCCCCTCCTCCATCCACACCAGCGCCGACGGCCGCCACGTGCAGATCGGCGCCAACGGCGACGCCATCTTCAAGCGCTTCATGCTCGCCATCGACCGCGAGGACCTGGCCCTCGATCCGACGCTCGCCAGCAACGACGGCCGTGACGCGCGCCGCGACGAACTCTACGGGGTGATCGACCGCTGGGTCGGCTCGCTGCCCCTGGACCAGGTGTTGGCGGTGCTGACCCGTGCCGAGGTGCCGGCCAGCCGCATCTATTCCGCCGAGGACATGTTCACCGACCCGCAGTTCATCGCCCGCGAGATGTTCCTCCAGGCGCGCCTGCCCGACGGCAAGCCGTTCCGCATGCCCGGCATCGTGCCCAAGCTCTCGGCGACCCCGGGCTCGGCCGAATGGGTCGGCCCGGAGCTGGGCGAACACAATGCCGAAGTGCTCGGTGCCCTGGGCTACGACGCCGCACGCATCGACGCCCTGCGCAAGGAAGGCGCCATCTGA
- a CDS encoding YjfI family protein produces MENKSSAHYQRLFRQRLRDQGLVKKEVWILPENAQALLAVERKLRQPQPGPVNLEKEGAMEMPQIWNARALCEALAATELFTRGDAGIELIEGAEPSLHVTMREYGDLPLFVALHGEQIIVEALLWPQSDVRDVAAFNEEVLLSRQLFPLSSIGLETLPGGERCYTMFGALSATSILSNVVYEIETLASNVIRATEAYEGYLKAQA; encoded by the coding sequence ATGGAAAACAAGTCATCCGCCCATTACCAACGTTTGTTCCGCCAGCGCCTGCGTGACCAGGGGCTGGTGAAAAAGGAAGTCTGGATACTGCCGGAGAACGCCCAGGCGCTCCTGGCGGTTGAACGCAAGCTGCGCCAGCCTCAACCGGGGCCGGTCAATCTGGAAAAGGAGGGGGCCATGGAAATGCCTCAGATCTGGAATGCGCGAGCGCTCTGCGAGGCCTTGGCCGCGACCGAGCTCTTCACCCGTGGCGATGCCGGCATCGAACTGATCGAAGGTGCCGAGCCCAGCCTGCACGTGACCATGCGCGAGTACGGCGACCTGCCGTTGTTCGTCGCCCTGCACGGTGAGCAGATCATCGTCGAGGCGCTGCTCTGGCCGCAGAGCGACGTGCGCGACGTGGCCGCCTTCAACGAGGAGGTGCTGCTCAGCCGCCAGCTGTTCCCGCTGTCCAGCATCGGCCTGGAGACGCTGCCTGGCGGCGAGCGTTGCTACACCATGTTCGGCGCCCTGAGCGCCACCTCGATCCTGTCCAACGTGGTCTACGAGATCGAGACGCTCGCCAGCAACGTGATCCGCGCCACCGAAGCCTACGAAGGCTACCTGAAGGCTCAGGCCTGA
- a CDS encoding PspA/IM30 family protein encodes MNVWSKLLTALRGGVNEAGEAIVDSQALRILDQEIRDADLELRKSKEALAEIMARQKLAEDRAGKCAAKVGEYEAYALKALEGGNEALAKEVAEKIANLENELAVEREQAAGFAASVAQLRKAVTQAEGNIKHLKQQVDTVKATESVQKAQMAVAQRYSGSQTKLHTAVESLERIKRQQAERAAKMEAAAELAATSSPDDDLDAKLRAAGIVADGTSADSVLARLKDKGKS; translated from the coding sequence ATGAACGTTTGGAGCAAGCTGCTCACCGCCCTGCGCGGCGGTGTCAACGAAGCCGGCGAGGCCATTGTCGACAGCCAGGCGCTGCGCATCCTCGACCAGGAAATCCGCGATGCCGACCTGGAGCTGCGCAAGTCCAAGGAAGCCCTGGCCGAGATCATGGCGCGGCAGAAACTGGCCGAGGATCGTGCCGGCAAGTGTGCCGCCAAGGTCGGCGAGTACGAAGCCTATGCGCTGAAGGCCCTGGAAGGCGGCAACGAGGCCCTGGCCAAGGAAGTGGCGGAGAAGATCGCCAACCTGGAGAACGAACTGGCCGTCGAGCGCGAGCAGGCCGCCGGCTTCGCCGCCAGCGTGGCCCAGCTGCGCAAGGCCGTGACCCAGGCCGAAGGCAACATCAAGCACCTGAAACAACAGGTCGATACCGTCAAGGCCACCGAGAGCGTGCAAAAGGCGCAGATGGCCGTGGCCCAGCGCTACAGCGGCTCGCAGACCAAGCTGCACACCGCCGTCGAATCGCTGGAGCGGATCAAGCGCCAGCAGGCCGAGCGTGCGGCGAAGATGGAAGCGGCCGCCGAACTGGCCGCCACCAGCAGCCCGGACGATGACCTCGATGCCAAGCTGCGCGCAGCCGGCATCGTCGCCGACGGCACCAGCGCCGACAGCGTGCTGGCGCGCCTGAAGGACAAGGGCAAGTCCTGA